In Bosea vestrisii, the following are encoded in one genomic region:
- a CDS encoding winged helix-turn-helix domain-containing protein yields MNRPLSRIVRPTVEGATRLTRTSQLMDATPRERLVIVEDDPVTRTVISGYFVDQGFLVEETETIAQARQTVRRFRPDLIFIDVVLPDGDGFELARELQSVSDAGIIFVTQRDADIDRIVGLELAGDHYVGKPVDLRDLLARARSLLRRRKIERDMARRNITVTFGPFNMDLRRRELATINGDPIRLTRGEFDLLAALVESEGHPLTRDYLIEVVSNRDTSVDARSVDALVARLRKKLGDTGKAGLIRTVSGTGYKLGVPVERDI; encoded by the coding sequence TTGAATCGTCCACTCAGCCGGATCGTCAGGCCCACCGTCGAGGGGGCGACCCGGCTGACCAGGACATCACAGCTGATGGATGCGACACCTCGTGAGCGGCTCGTCATCGTCGAGGACGATCCCGTCACTCGCACGGTCATTTCAGGATATTTCGTAGATCAGGGGTTTCTGGTCGAGGAGACCGAGACCATTGCCCAGGCCAGGCAGACGGTCCGGCGCTTCAGGCCGGATCTGATTTTCATCGATGTCGTCTTGCCGGACGGAGATGGATTCGAGCTCGCGAGAGAGCTTCAATCGGTATCCGATGCCGGCATCATCTTCGTGACGCAGCGCGATGCCGATATCGACCGGATCGTCGGGTTGGAGCTCGCCGGCGACCACTATGTCGGCAAGCCCGTCGACCTGCGCGACCTGCTCGCCCGAGCCCGCTCGCTGCTGCGCCGGCGCAAGATCGAGCGCGACATGGCGCGCCGCAACATCACGGTCACCTTCGGCCCCTTCAACATGGACTTGCGGCGCCGCGAGCTGGCGACGATCAACGGCGATCCGATCCGTCTGACCCGCGGCGAGTTCGACCTGCTCGCGGCCCTTGTCGAAAGCGAAGGCCACCCTCTGACCCGCGACTACCTGATCGAGGTCGTCAGCAACCGCGATACCTCCGTCGATGCGCGCAGCGTCGACGCATTGGTCGCGCGCCTGCGCAAGAAGCTGGGGGATACGGGCAAGGCGGGCCTGATCAGGACCGTCAGCGGAACCGGCTACAAGCTCGGCGTTCCCGTGGAGCGCGACATCTAG
- a CDS encoding TonB-dependent receptor: MIARRFLLAATALPALLLAAPALAQTEIKLDELVVTVTGRPEPRSQIPGTVQVIDRDKIEHSSAKSITDLLAENAVGFFSEWTPGQTSINIRGGSTDGQGKDFRSQVLVLMNGRRAGTANLSKLSAADVERIEIVRGPSSVIYGSQNIGGVINIILKTGRTAPGTMIEAAGGSWGLLQGKAQTGGVYDSIDWYAGVSGGKRDDYHSGRGGTTMANTGWQRFGLTGALGLQINPDHRIETSLRTDGIYDVGFRGSGANTISQEDRYNNSFDVTYKGQLPGGRYRWMLQGYAVQDVDNFRWASPVIRGGTGLPALGTAADYNRRELNVFGTRFQPSATLWQGNDLLAGWDWETSKLRSIRDRIGVPGNPLAPVSPQDNNQSETVNAFYVEDSQKLLDDRLTLRGGIRRTFGTTSFEYTPNLPGQRPRDVDYQATTYSTGATFKATDQLTFRVGYATGFRAPTATELAADFNTLGGGRIFGNPSLKPETSRQVEAGATYAGDGWRVDAALFQNVISDRIITRLRPGVANTSDYANNSGDIIVRGLELQLDGDLLRLARFEDTRWRWSVFANGAYNFDMKDKGAPVTANSNNAERMYKYQAAIGTRFGQSGGQYDWSIQVQGILRGPMWYNTEENLIASAEPFREFIHRKSPFWVWNVRGEVEITKGVKLFALVNNLFNVNEHPIFIGLDKKPYKLDSRFANGGTGTSMSGLEVQAGLQARF, translated from the coding sequence ATGATCGCTCGCCGTTTCTTGCTTGCCGCCACGGCGCTTCCCGCTCTGCTTCTGGCGGCGCCCGCCCTCGCGCAGACCGAGATCAAGCTCGACGAGCTCGTCGTCACCGTCACCGGCCGGCCCGAACCGCGCAGCCAGATTCCGGGCACCGTGCAGGTGATCGATCGTGACAAGATCGAGCACTCCTCGGCCAAGTCGATCACCGATCTCCTGGCCGAGAATGCCGTCGGCTTCTTTAGCGAATGGACGCCTGGTCAGACCTCGATCAACATCCGCGGCGGCTCCACCGACGGCCAGGGCAAGGATTTCCGCAGTCAGGTGCTGGTGCTGATGAATGGCCGCCGCGCCGGCACGGCCAATCTCTCGAAACTCTCGGCAGCCGATGTCGAGCGCATCGAGATCGTCCGCGGACCGTCCTCGGTGATCTATGGCAGCCAGAACATCGGCGGCGTCATCAACATCATCCTGAAGACCGGCCGGACCGCGCCGGGCACGATGATCGAGGCGGCCGGCGGGTCCTGGGGCCTGCTGCAGGGCAAGGCCCAGACCGGCGGCGTCTATGACAGCATCGACTGGTATGCTGGCGTTTCCGGCGGCAAGCGCGACGATTACCATTCCGGCCGCGGCGGCACGACCATGGCCAATACCGGCTGGCAGCGCTTCGGGCTGACCGGCGCGCTCGGCCTCCAGATCAATCCGGATCACCGCATCGAGACGAGCTTACGCACCGACGGCATCTACGATGTCGGCTTCCGCGGCTCCGGTGCCAATACGATCAGCCAGGAGGATCGGTACAACAACTCCTTCGACGTCACCTATAAGGGCCAGCTCCCGGGCGGCCGGTATCGCTGGATGCTGCAGGGCTACGCCGTGCAGGACGTCGACAATTTCCGCTGGGCCTCGCCGGTCATCCGTGGTGGCACCGGACTGCCGGCGCTGGGTACCGCGGCCGATTACAACCGCCGCGAACTCAACGTCTTCGGCACCCGCTTCCAGCCGAGCGCGACGCTGTGGCAGGGCAATGACCTGCTCGCCGGCTGGGATTGGGAAACCAGCAAGCTGCGCTCGATCCGCGACCGCATCGGTGTGCCCGGCAATCCGCTGGCGCCGGTCTCGCCTCAGGACAACAACCAGTCCGAGACCGTCAACGCCTTCTATGTCGAGGATTCGCAGAAGCTGCTGGACGACCGGTTGACCCTGCGCGGCGGCATCCGCCGGACCTTCGGCACCACGAGCTTCGAATATACCCCGAACCTGCCTGGTCAGCGGCCGCGTGACGTCGACTACCAGGCGACGACCTATTCGACCGGCGCGACCTTCAAGGCGACCGACCAGCTCACCTTCCGTGTCGGCTACGCCACCGGTTTCCGCGCTCCGACAGCAACAGAGCTTGCCGCCGACTTCAACACGCTGGGCGGCGGACGCATCTTCGGCAACCCGTCGCTGAAGCCCGAAACGAGCCGGCAGGTCGAGGCGGGCGCCACCTATGCCGGAGACGGCTGGCGCGTCGACGCGGCGCTGTTCCAGAACGTCATCTCGGATCGCATCATCACCCGGCTGCGGCCCGGCGTCGCCAACACCTCGGACTACGCCAACAACAGCGGCGACATCATCGTGCGCGGTCTGGAATTGCAGCTCGATGGCGACCTGCTGCGCCTTGCGCGCTTCGAGGATACGCGCTGGCGCTGGTCGGTTTTCGCCAATGGCGCCTATAATTTCGACATGAAGGACAAGGGCGCGCCCGTCACCGCTAACAGCAACAATGCCGAGCGCATGTACAAATACCAGGCGGCGATCGGCACGCGCTTCGGCCAGAGCGGCGGGCAGTACGACTGGTCGATCCAGGTCCAGGGCATCCTGCGCGGGCCGATGTGGTACAACACCGAAGAGAACCTCATTGCCTCGGCCGAGCCCTTCCGCGAGTTCATCCACCGCAAGAGCCCATTCTGGGTCTGGAACGTGCGCGGCGAGGTCGAGATCACCAAGGGCGTGAAGCTGTTCGCGCTGGTCAACAACCTGTTCAACGTCAACGAGCACCCGATCTTCATCGGCCTCGACAAGAAGCCCTACAAGCTCGATTCCCGCTTCGCCAATGGCGGCACCGGCACCTCGATGTCGGGGCTCGAGGTCCAGGCGGGCCTGCAGGCGCGGTTCTGA
- a CDS encoding ABC transporter substrate-binding protein: protein MRRLLLKGLVLSLLAIAVTAVVAEPIRLTDALGRAVEIARTPERIVPIFASNTELVAALGLADRVVGIEAYTRYPPEVLDRPQVGGRLGFSVDAIVAQRPELLIVTPSRQAMHLLIEPMTRLGIPVIVLLSRSVAEVMANLRVVGRATGQPERGETVAKALEARLAAVDAAAPAKRPRVVMITGRLGNGLVLVARADSYTGDAMVKAGGRHALERTVVAQVSPEAVIAADPDILLFAGRKDELDALIAQPGWRLLRAVRTGNTHLVARAEFLIPGPRTVNGIEKLAALLRRAAAP, encoded by the coding sequence ATGAGGCGCCTGCTCCTAAAGGGTCTGGTTCTGTCGCTGCTCGCCATTGCGGTGACGGCGGTCGTCGCCGAGCCGATCCGGCTGACCGATGCGCTCGGGCGAGCGGTGGAGATCGCACGGACGCCCGAGCGCATCGTGCCGATCTTCGCTTCCAACACCGAGCTGGTGGCAGCGCTCGGTCTCGCCGATCGCGTCGTCGGGATCGAGGCCTATACGCGCTACCCGCCCGAAGTGCTCGACCGGCCGCAGGTTGGCGGCAGGCTCGGCTTCTCGGTCGATGCGATCGTGGCACAGCGGCCGGAGCTGCTGATCGTCACGCCGTCGCGCCAGGCGATGCACCTGCTGATCGAGCCGATGACGCGCCTCGGCATACCCGTCATCGTGCTGCTCAGCCGCAGCGTGGCGGAGGTCATGGCCAATCTGCGCGTGGTCGGCCGGGCGACGGGACAGCCCGAGCGCGGCGAGACGGTCGCAAAGGCGCTCGAAGCCAGGCTCGCCGCGGTTGACGCAGCTGCTCCTGCCAAGCGGCCGCGCGTTGTGATGATCACCGGCCGCCTCGGCAACGGGTTGGTGCTGGTTGCGCGCGCCGACAGCTACACCGGCGATGCCATGGTCAAGGCCGGTGGGCGCCATGCCCTGGAGCGTACCGTCGTCGCGCAGGTTTCGCCGGAAGCGGTGATCGCTGCCGATCCCGACATCCTGCTCTTTGCCGGGCGCAAGGACGAGCTCGACGCACTGATTGCCCAGCCCGGCTGGCGGCTGTTGCGCGCCGTCAGGACGGGCAATACCCATCTCGTCGCGCGCGCCGAGTTCCTGATCCCGGGGCCGCGCACGGTCAACGGCATCGAGAAGCTGGCGGCGCTGCTGCGTCGTGCCGCTGCGCCATGA
- a CDS encoding ABC transporter ATP-binding protein yields MTGIACRSIRVEAGGKRLLDDISLSFTSGTLTGLVGPNGAGKSTLLRVLAGYRRPDAGQVLWQGRDLSVWRAAERGAVGGYLPQQLEPAWNYSVEEIVTLGASRSPNPRPVAELLAEHGLVELAGRRWNVMSGGERARTMLAATVAPGPSIILADEPGASLDIRHRLDLVRRLRTLSLQAVVVVIMHDLDLAARFCDRIVVMNGGAVVADDEASAIIAGDALGETFRVRFQQTVLAADADWVISS; encoded by the coding sequence ATGACCGGGATCGCATGCCGCTCGATCCGTGTCGAAGCCGGCGGAAAACGCCTGCTCGACGACATCTCTCTCTCGTTCACCAGCGGCACGCTGACCGGGCTTGTCGGGCCGAACGGGGCGGGCAAGTCGACGTTGCTGCGCGTGCTCGCCGGCTATCGCCGTCCGGATGCCGGGCAGGTGCTCTGGCAGGGCCGCGATCTCTCCGTTTGGCGGGCGGCGGAGCGCGGTGCGGTGGGCGGCTATCTCCCGCAGCAGCTCGAGCCGGCCTGGAACTATTCGGTCGAGGAGATCGTCACACTTGGCGCGAGCCGCTCTCCCAACCCGCGGCCGGTCGCTGAACTTCTGGCCGAGCACGGGCTTGTCGAACTTGCCGGGCGCCGCTGGAATGTCATGTCCGGTGGCGAGCGGGCGCGCACCATGCTCGCGGCGACCGTCGCTCCGGGCCCGAGCATCATTCTGGCCGACGAGCCCGGTGCCAGCCTCGACATCCGCCACCGCCTCGACCTGGTGCGCCGCTTGCGGACTCTGTCGCTTCAGGCGGTGGTGGTCGTGATCATGCACGACCTCGACCTGGCCGCACGCTTTTGCGACCGCATCGTCGTCATGAACGGCGGGGCCGTCGTCGCCGACGACGAGGCGTCGGCAATCATCGCTGGCGACGCGCTCGGAGAGACCTTTCGCGTACGATTCCAGCAGACGGTTCTCGCCGCTGATGCTGATTGGGTGATCAGTTCCTGA
- a CDS encoding lysylphosphatidylglycerol synthase domain-containing protein translates to MLLSMEREAAFGEDQPSRRRWPAILRATLALAAITLAAYLLYRTLRGHSYEQLSGLLRSANPIRVAAALGFALCSYACLTLFDFLALRYAGKPLLYRQAALASFTSLSLGHNIGLAALSSGAIRYHFYARCGLTAGDVAKVILFCGATVGIGLGSLAALALLLRPELAMKLTGLPGSAVFGLAAGLVLALAAYFTLCICVRGQWRIGSWDVELPRPRLAAAQFVVGPLNFALVAACLHQALASLGEVSYPDVAASYVLANIASLIAHVPGGLGVIEAVVVLVLPGVGVIAGLIIFRAVYFLVPLLPGAALLAFSLLAGRKS, encoded by the coding sequence TTGCTGCTGTCGATGGAGCGTGAAGCCGCCTTTGGCGAGGACCAGCCCTCTCGTCGACGATGGCCGGCTATTCTCCGGGCCACCCTGGCGCTGGCAGCCATCACGCTTGCGGCCTACCTGCTGTACCGGACCTTGCGCGGTCATAGCTATGAGCAGCTCAGTGGCTTGCTGCGCTCGGCAAATCCGATCCGGGTCGCGGCGGCGCTGGGCTTTGCCCTGTGCAGTTATGCTTGCCTGACCTTGTTTGACTTTCTCGCATTGCGATACGCCGGCAAGCCGCTCCTTTATCGGCAGGCGGCGCTGGCCTCGTTCACCAGCCTGTCGCTTGGCCACAATATCGGCCTGGCGGCGCTGAGCAGCGGCGCGATCCGCTATCATTTCTATGCGCGATGCGGCCTCACCGCCGGAGATGTCGCCAAGGTGATCCTGTTCTGCGGCGCGACCGTCGGCATTGGCCTCGGCTCGCTCGCAGCGCTGGCGCTCCTGCTGCGGCCGGAACTCGCTATGAAGCTGACTGGCTTGCCAGGCAGTGCCGTATTCGGATTGGCGGCCGGTCTGGTCCTTGCGCTGGCGGCGTATTTTACCCTCTGCATCTGCGTTCGCGGCCAGTGGCGGATCGGCTCCTGGGACGTCGAATTGCCGCGCCCGCGGCTGGCCGCCGCGCAGTTCGTCGTCGGGCCCTTGAACTTTGCCCTGGTCGCCGCATGCCTGCATCAGGCGTTGGCCAGCCTTGGGGAGGTCTCCTATCCCGATGTCGCCGCAAGCTATGTGCTGGCCAACATCGCGTCGCTTATCGCCCACGTTCCTGGCGGACTAGGTGTCATCGAAGCCGTGGTGGTGCTGGTACTGCCTGGCGTCGGCGTGATCGCCGGCCTCATCATCTTCCGCGCGGTCTATTTCCTCGTGCCCTTGCTGCCCGGCGCAGCGTTGCTGGCGTTCTCGTTACTGGCTGGACGCAAGAGCTAG
- a CDS encoding FecCD family ABC transporter permease — MKRSLLLPVVVLIALAFGAMAGHDWASPSRLVSALSGDASLQSQLLMVWRLPRVLAAALVGALLGLGGAIFQGVFRNPLAEPYLLGSAGGAAIGATVALLVPLGLPAGPALAGLSFLGAWGATWLVLAIAGLHGRPDTAGLLLAGVAIAAMLGALRSFLMLALSDDTVNLQVVLSWTLGGIQTPDTAGLLLLAGLVVAALALSLRLARGLDLLGLGEEQAFAFGLDPQRFVRIAVLVGAGIVAAAVAYGGLVAFVGLIAPHLARWWAGPRHAVMLPASALIGAAIVCACDGLARSVLPPAEIPLGLITALFGGPFFLLLLARRLRA; from the coding sequence ATGAAGCGTTCCCTGCTTCTTCCTGTCGTCGTCCTGATCGCGCTCGCCTTCGGCGCGATGGCAGGCCACGATTGGGCCTCGCCGTCTCGCCTCGTCTCGGCACTCTCCGGCGATGCCTCGCTGCAAAGCCAGCTCCTGATGGTCTGGCGGCTGCCGCGCGTGCTAGCCGCGGCACTGGTCGGCGCGCTGCTCGGCCTGGGCGGCGCGATCTTCCAGGGTGTGTTTCGCAACCCGCTAGCCGAGCCTTACCTACTCGGTTCCGCCGGTGGCGCCGCGATCGGCGCGACAGTCGCGCTTCTCGTCCCGCTCGGCCTGCCAGCCGGACCGGCGCTTGCGGGTCTCTCCTTCCTTGGCGCCTGGGGCGCGACCTGGTTGGTGCTCGCCATCGCCGGCCTGCACGGGCGACCGGACACGGCCGGGCTGTTGCTCGCCGGCGTCGCCATCGCGGCGATGCTAGGCGCGCTGCGCTCTTTCCTGATGCTGGCCCTCTCCGACGATACGGTGAATCTCCAGGTCGTGTTGAGCTGGACGCTAGGCGGTATCCAGACGCCGGACACGGCCGGCCTGCTGCTGCTCGCCGGGCTGGTCGTCGCTGCGCTCGCATTGTCCCTGCGGCTGGCGCGCGGGCTCGATCTGCTCGGGCTCGGCGAGGAGCAGGCCTTCGCCTTCGGGCTTGATCCGCAGCGCTTCGTCAGGATCGCGGTGCTCGTCGGCGCGGGCATCGTCGCCGCCGCAGTGGCCTATGGCGGGCTCGTCGCCTTCGTCGGCTTGATCGCACCACATCTGGCGCGCTGGTGGGCTGGGCCGCGCCATGCCGTCATGCTGCCGGCGAGCGCGCTGATCGGGGCTGCAATCGTCTGCGCCTGCGATGGCCTCGCCCGTTCCGTGCTGCCGCCGGCAGAGATCCCGCTCGGGCTGATCACCGCCCTGTTCGGCGGGCCCTTCTTCCTGCTGCTGCTGGCGCGGAGGCTCAGGGCATGA
- a CDS encoding ATP-binding protein has protein sequence MLVGIALSRKLVAPIKALGAGAARIGQGELDERIDIHTGDELQELGDQFNLMAERLAESRAVLEDKVAERTVALKTALELASAGQKAAEEATRAKSRFLAVVGHDIRTPLSGVLGVLELIDRGRLNQRDRRLLAMAATSGEALVDLANATLDLSRLEAGTESLDLRDFELGALMTGTAALMRPLAEQKGLVLRLQPPPEGLRLHGDSGKIHRVIVNLLRNAISFTEQGEVEFGAALQPSSASQRARLTLTVRDTGIGIDPAVQDHIFRDFVQVDPETGRRNGGAGLGLAICRKLVELMGGSISVASVRGQGSTFSVSLPLTAAKAAARPGEAPPEQLQRILVVDDDPVTREVARLMVGKAGHKVQAVASGEAAVKTLRKRTFDLVLLDMHMGGMDGIETTRAIRALPAIAQPRIVALTADVSPETMRRMRAAGLATILSKPITSAALLQMIGRRGGRSGRGPIVALSPDQPVDLTFFRTQHGLIGDARTRQLLALFATVSTTILNGMGEAAERLDRVELGRLAHQLASSAGAVGLGRVFALATALERQATGASVEALTLALDTLGRARTEALDALAGLDGQQIAEAAVP, from the coding sequence GTGCTGGTCGGTATCGCTCTCAGCCGCAAACTCGTCGCTCCGATCAAGGCGCTCGGCGCTGGCGCTGCGCGGATCGGCCAGGGCGAATTGGACGAGCGGATCGACATCCACACGGGCGACGAGCTGCAAGAGCTCGGCGACCAGTTCAATCTGATGGCCGAACGCCTCGCAGAAAGCCGCGCCGTCCTGGAGGACAAGGTCGCGGAGCGCACCGTGGCCCTGAAGACGGCGCTCGAGCTTGCCTCGGCCGGCCAGAAGGCGGCGGAAGAGGCGACGCGTGCCAAATCCCGGTTCCTGGCCGTGGTCGGGCACGATATCCGCACCCCATTGTCCGGTGTGCTCGGGGTTTTGGAGCTGATCGATCGCGGACGCCTGAACCAGCGTGATCGCCGTCTTCTCGCCATGGCCGCGACCTCCGGAGAGGCGCTGGTCGATCTCGCCAACGCGACGCTCGACCTGTCCCGGCTGGAAGCTGGAACCGAAAGCCTGGATCTGCGCGATTTCGAGCTTGGCGCCCTCATGACCGGAACCGCGGCGCTGATGCGTCCGCTGGCGGAGCAGAAAGGACTGGTCCTGAGGCTGCAGCCGCCGCCCGAGGGCCTGCGCCTGCACGGCGATTCCGGCAAGATTCACCGCGTCATCGTCAACCTGTTGCGCAACGCGATCAGCTTTACGGAGCAAGGCGAGGTCGAGTTCGGCGCCGCTCTGCAGCCTTCGTCAGCCTCGCAGCGTGCCAGGCTGACACTAACGGTGCGCGACACCGGCATAGGCATCGATCCCGCTGTGCAGGATCATATTTTCCGCGACTTCGTTCAGGTCGACCCGGAAACGGGACGTCGCAACGGCGGGGCCGGTCTCGGCCTAGCGATCTGCAGAAAGCTGGTCGAGTTGATGGGCGGCTCGATCTCCGTCGCCAGCGTCAGAGGGCAAGGCAGCACCTTTTCGGTCAGCTTGCCACTGACTGCAGCCAAGGCCGCGGCCCGGCCCGGCGAGGCGCCTCCGGAGCAATTGCAGCGGATTCTCGTTGTCGACGACGACCCCGTGACGCGCGAGGTCGCCCGGCTGATGGTCGGCAAGGCCGGCCACAAGGTTCAGGCCGTGGCCTCGGGCGAGGCGGCTGTGAAAACCCTGCGCAAGCGCACGTTCGATCTTGTTCTGCTCGATATGCACATGGGCGGAATGGACGGCATCGAAACCACACGGGCGATCCGTGCATTACCGGCCATCGCGCAGCCCCGGATCGTCGCGCTGACGGCCGATGTCTCGCCAGAGACGATGCGGCGGATGCGGGCGGCGGGACTGGCGACCATCCTGTCCAAGCCGATCACCTCCGCGGCGCTCCTGCAGATGATCGGCCGCAGGGGAGGCCGCAGCGGCCGAGGTCCGATCGTGGCCCTGTCGCCGGATCAGCCCGTCGACCTCACGTTCTTCCGGACCCAGCATGGGCTGATCGGCGACGCACGTACGCGGCAACTCCTGGCGCTCTTTGCGACCGTGTCCACGACCATTCTGAACGGCATGGGGGAGGCCGCTGAGCGCCTTGACCGTGTCGAGCTGGGCCGGCTGGCTCACCAACTGGCGAGCTCGGCAGGGGCTGTCGGTCTTGGACGTGTCTTCGCCCTGGCCACTGCGCTCGAGCGCCAGGCGACGGGTGCAAGCGTCGAGGCGTTGACGCTCGCGCTCGACACGCTCGGCCGAGCCCGCACCGAAGCCCTCGACGCCCTCGCCGGGCTGGATGGGCAGCAGATCGCCGAGGCGGCTGTGCCCTAG
- a CDS encoding (2Fe-2S) ferredoxin domain-containing protein has protein sequence MPAQKRRVLVCMGRPCNVAGAEVIWGHFRNEQDRPSLRTSGEGCMSAKTSCLGQCNLAPVVQIWPEGTYYGGVDERAVDRIIAGHLLGGRWRISPMSRPARSSSCTREF, from the coding sequence GTGCCGGCCCAGAAGCGACGCGTCCTCGTCTGCATGGGCAGGCCCTGCAATGTCGCCGGCGCAGAGGTGATCTGGGGGCATTTCCGCAACGAGCAGGATCGCCCGTCGCTGCGCACCTCCGGCGAGGGCTGCATGAGTGCCAAGACGAGCTGCCTCGGCCAGTGCAATCTGGCGCCGGTCGTGCAGATCTGGCCGGAGGGCACGTATTATGGTGGCGTCGACGAGCGTGCGGTCGACCGGATCATCGCGGGTCACCTCCTCGGCGGCCGGTGGAGGATCTCGCCTATGAGCCGACCGGCAAGAAGCAGTTCTTGCACGCGGGAGTTCTGA
- a CDS encoding ABC transporter substrate-binding protein, producing MTMVGVPLDHPILRARMVELSRLLAERGWVEGRNLRLTWRFSGVSEDDLARAAAEVVREKPDVIVVGSSAETAAVLEQTRQIPVLFSTASDPVGSGFVRSLERPDGNTTGFSNNDPAISEKWVELLTEIAPATRRIGVVFNPYTTPAAGKSYLARLQTSIRGEELAFEIIHVTEASQIAREITAFASKGSGGGLVFLPDSFTFRNAAACVAAAAQQRLPAIYPFDTFTLQGGLISYTGAREETAELIASYIDLILRGANVAELPVQFSRSFELVINRTAAAALGLDLPPSLRIRATRIVS from the coding sequence ATGACCATGGTCGGCGTGCCGCTCGACCATCCCATCCTGCGCGCCAGGATGGTGGAGTTGAGCCGGCTCCTGGCCGAGAGAGGCTGGGTCGAGGGCCGGAATCTGCGTTTGACCTGGCGGTTCTCGGGTGTGAGCGAGGATGATCTGGCGCGGGCTGCCGCCGAGGTGGTCCGCGAGAAGCCGGACGTCATCGTCGTCGGCTCCAGCGCAGAGACTGCGGCTGTCCTGGAGCAAACCCGGCAGATCCCGGTCTTGTTCTCGACTGCGTCGGATCCCGTCGGCAGCGGCTTCGTGCGCTCGCTGGAACGCCCTGACGGCAACACCACGGGGTTCAGCAACAACGACCCGGCGATCTCTGAGAAATGGGTCGAGCTTTTGACCGAGATCGCACCGGCGACCCGCCGCATCGGCGTGGTCTTCAACCCCTATACGACGCCGGCTGCAGGCAAGAGCTACCTCGCACGTCTGCAGACCAGCATTCGGGGTGAAGAGCTTGCCTTCGAAATCATTCACGTGACCGAGGCATCGCAGATCGCGCGCGAGATCACGGCATTCGCCTCCAAAGGGAGTGGAGGTGGCCTGGTGTTCCTGCCGGACAGCTTCACTTTCCGCAATGCCGCGGCCTGCGTGGCTGCCGCGGCGCAGCAACGATTGCCGGCGATCTACCCGTTCGACACCTTCACGCTGCAGGGCGGGTTGATCTCCTATACCGGCGCGCGAGAGGAGACGGCCGAGTTGATCGCCTCCTATATCGATCTCATCTTGCGAGGGGCGAACGTCGCCGAACTGCCGGTGCAGTTCTCGCGCAGCTTCGAGCTGGTCATCAATCGAACCGCTGCCGCGGCCCTTGGGCTTGACCTGCCGCCTTCCTTGCGTATCCGCGCGACCCGGATCGTATCGTGA
- a CDS encoding endonuclease/exonuclease/phosphatase family protein, with product MTSSAQPPAAVSITLATYNVRRCLGTDRCLSPERIADVIAESNADIVALQEIDVGRLRSGGVDQAGVIADRLGFSSHFHPALRIEEEQYGDAILTRGRSRLVKFGFLPSPRNLWPSEPRGAIWVEAVIDGARLQVINTHFGLGRRERRDQAAALLGTGWIGQCPAPFVVAGDLNSLPGGRVYRSFAARMRDAHIAGAQGRAAPTFPSRRPLLRIDHIFASGDIDVASAAVVRSPLASLASDHLPLVVRLHVPVEEGKGSLAAVDGA from the coding sequence ATGACCTCATCTGCGCAGCCTCCCGCCGCGGTTTCGATCACCCTTGCGACCTACAATGTCCGCCGCTGTCTCGGGACGGATCGCTGCCTGTCGCCGGAGCGTATTGCTGATGTGATCGCTGAGTCGAACGCCGACATCGTCGCTCTGCAGGAGATCGATGTCGGCAGGTTGCGCAGCGGGGGTGTCGATCAGGCAGGCGTCATTGCCGACAGGCTCGGCTTCTCGAGCCATTTCCACCCGGCGCTGCGGATCGAAGAGGAGCAATACGGCGACGCGATTTTGACGCGAGGCCGGTCTCGCCTGGTCAAGTTCGGCTTCCTGCCCAGCCCACGCAATCTCTGGCCTTCGGAGCCACGCGGCGCCATCTGGGTCGAGGCGGTCATCGACGGCGCCCGCCTGCAGGTGATCAATACCCATTTCGGGCTCGGCCGTCGGGAACGACGGGACCAGGCGGCGGCCTTGCTAGGCACCGGATGGATCGGCCAATGTCCCGCGCCCTTTGTCGTGGCAGGAGACCTGAACTCGTTGCCGGGCGGCCGGGTCTATCGCAGCTTCGCGGCACGCATGCGCGATGCCCATATCGCCGGGGCACAGGGTAGGGCTGCGCCGACCTTCCCGTCCCGTCGGCCGCTGCTGCGCATCGACCACATCTTCGCTTCGGGCGATATCGACGTTGCAAGCGCCGCTGTCGTGCGCTCGCCGCTTGCCAGCCTTGCGTCGGACCACCTGCCGCTCGTCGTTCGCCTGCACGTCCCCGTCGAGGAGGGCAAGGGCAGCCTTGCTGCTGTCGATGGAGCGTGA